Below is a genomic region from Syngnathus typhle isolate RoL2023-S1 ecotype Sweden linkage group LG3, RoL_Styp_1.0, whole genome shotgun sequence.
GGAGTTGACCATCGGCGTGACCTTTTACGTGTGGCCCGACCGGCAGCGTGGCAGCGGCGTTGCCGAGCCTCCTCCTCATTGTGCCGGCAAGGGAAGCTTCGTCCGTGTCAGCATCCCTCGCTACGTCCTCCGAGGCCAGGGCAAGGATGAGCATTTTGAGTTTGAGGTCAAGGTGGGTCGCACTTGccatttgccccccccccccccccccagcagccTCACTTGGAAGCGCTCAAAGTTGAGCTCTTGCTGTGACAGATGAGCGTCAAGGACGAGACGTGGACAGTCTTCCGTCGCTACAGCCGCTTTCGAGAGATGCACAAGAGTCTCAAGTCGAAATATCCGCAGgtaggtcggtcggtcggtcactTGCCGCCCTTTTCGTGCTATTTGAATTGATGTCACGGATGATGTCATTGCAGCTGGCAATTCTGGACTTCCCTCCCAAGAAATTATTTGGAAACAAAGATGAGAAAATGGTTGCTGAACGCAGGAATCAGCTGGAGGTAACCCCAAAGGCTCTCAACTTGGTGCAAAACACGCATTCCACACAGCAGACTGGTGACGGTGGCGTGTGTGTTGCAGCGCTACCTGCGAAGCGTCTTTGAGGCCATGTCGGCGTCGTCCGGGTCACCGCTGCGGCAGGACGACCAGCGCGCCTTTCCTGTGTCCAAACGCTCTGTGTGCGAGCTGTCTCCTTTCTTCAAGAAAGGCGTCTTCGAGAGCGGTCGCCACGGAACCGGCTAAACGCCTGCTCCCGTGGGACCTTTTCACAATAAAGTTACGAGAGAGCCAGACGCTTGCGTGGCTGTGTTTTATTGCTCTCAATTTGTGCCCAGAACAGCAAATCAATTTTGTACTTGTCTCGCTGACTTTGGACTTTCTTCCCAAATCGAAAAGGGGcccaaaagcagaaaaaaaaataggaagagTGGCAGCGCCCAGCCCAGGCAGGTGCAACTAGTGCGCGTGCTGTCCAAGGACGAGCGGCACGTCTGCTAGCGGGAACTGGTAGGACGGGACGCCCAGCGCGTCCAGACCGTGGCGGCACGTCCCCGCCAAAGCGGCGTACTCCTGAAGGGACAAGGGGCTCGAAACACTTTCTTCAATCGCttccctacacacacacttacgtgACATTGCCGATCTAGATCTTCCTGCAGCGTCCTGATGGTGGCCCTTTTGGACTCCAGCGTTTCCTGCAAGGAGGAAGGAGATGTCACGGCGACCACGAGCGAGGCCGAGCCAGCCGTGGCCGTACCCCAAGTTTGTCGGCGGGCGCCGTGCCGTCGGCGGGCGCTGTGCCGTCGGCGGCGGCCAGCGCGGCCAGCAGCTGCGCCTCCGTCTTGTCCACCGAACGACTCAGCAGCGCCATCTTGCGGTCCAGCAGCATTTCCTTCAGGCCGCTCCTTTGCTGGACCTCCAGCAGGACCTGCGTCTGGTTCATCAGCAGCGCGTCGCGCTCCTCCTCCACCTGTCCAGGGCGGAGCGGGTGGCTGGGGCGTCTGCACGCAACACCACAGCGCCGGCGCCACATTTACCCTCGCTCTCACCTGCTCAAAGGCGGCGATGAGCAGGTCTCGCTCCAGGACCAGCTCCTCCAGCCGCTCCTCCAGTTGCTTGACACGGGCGGCGCCGGCCTGAAGAACACATCCGCAAGAAGCACCTCGTCAACACAGAGTgagagggaggtagggaggggttGCGGGGTAATGTACCGCCTGCTGGGAGCGAGCTCGTCGGTGGCCCTCCAGCCGGCGGCGGAGGCCCGGGAGGTTCCGCTCGGCCTCCCGCAGGGAAGCGGCCAGATGCGCGTTGCGCTTCTCCGCTTCGTCCAGGCCAACTTCGGCGCGGGCTCGACACGTCGCGGCCGCCGAGGCCTCGGCTCGGAGCGTTTTGCCGTCGTGCACCAATTTGCTTTGCGCGGCGCCGAAGAATTCCCGGGCCGCTCCCAACTTCTGGCGGCGGCGGTCCGCCAGCGACCGGAGCCGCCGGCTCATCTTGTCCTCCAGCGCCGACAGGGCCGCCTGCGTCTTGTgactctccgcctgccgcaTCTGCTCCATCTTTTGGGCATACTTGGCCTCCACCTCTGCAAGGCAATATGAAAATCTTCCGGAAGAAACAATGGCTCGGCTCTTTCCGACCAGCGTAAGCAGACAGCGCTATTTATTTCTTGATGATACGGAAAACGTTTGACCATTAGCAAGTGTTAGCTCAGCAGCAATTTCCTGCCTCGGAGAAGCCAAAGGTGGGTTCTGCTTcgtttttctcaaataatgACCATGGCTTTTGGAGTAACCCAATTCACCTGCGATCCTTTTGTCGTAGTTGTTGCTGAGCTCCATCAGCGCCACTTGATGCTTCTGTGGAGGACAGTGCAAAAAGTCTCACGTGTCTTGCACCACCTTCAAAACTTTCAGAACATACCAGTTTGAGCTCTCGGACGCATTTGTGTCCGGCGAGCTCGTCGCGGCGAGCCTCCGCCTCCTCGTCGTGCGCGTGCCTGCGCAGACGCAGCTCGGCTTCGGCGTGGCGCTCGCGAGCGAGCCACGCGACCGCACCGCCGCGCATCTTCTCgtcagccgccgccgcccgctGCTCCGACAGGACGTGCTTCAGCTTCTGCTTGTACACCTGCGGCGGCCGGCGTACACGACGAGGAGCGGATCaaagaaggaagggaggaaggcagAGGAATAGAAAAAGAGCAAGCACAGGGGTCAAGAGGTCGGCGGGCAAGCACGGGGGTCACGAGACGGCGGGTCAAGAGGCCGGGCCAAGAGGCCGGGCGGGCTCACGTTGATCTCGATACGGTGCCGTCGGTCGGCGTCGTCCTTCTCCCGGCTGCGGGTGGCCAGTTGCGCCCGCGTTTCCTCCAGGAGGCGCTTGCTCACCTCCCACGAGCTTTGGATCTTGTCCCGCTCCAGCTGGAAGAATGTCCTCTCCTCGCGCTCGCGCTCCAGCTCCTCGCGCAGGCGGATCACGTGCTCCTCCAGCTGCGCACGCGCACAGCATCCTCCGTTACCCCAAAGGCGCACATTCGTAGCTGGGTGTTCGGCATGCAAGTGGAAAGTTGGACGATATAATGTGACAACTTTTGCCTTTTAGTGTGTGTGAGATAAGCCTCACTTTTCAAATCAACCTATCAGGCtagttgtttacttgtatgtatattgtgtactatgtgttgtcaccgtgggatagtgggaacgtcatttcgatttctttctgtgtcttggcatgtgaagaagaaattgacaataaagcagactttgacaaatAAACAATGGGTCAGTTAGATTGGCTCGCATTACAATGCTCGGGCGGGCGGTGCGGAAGCTGCAGATGAGTCACGCCTTGTTTGACCACGTGAACCTAAGAAGCATTATCCAGTAGCATTAGCCTAGCTGAGAGCTACCTGCTCCTTGGACATGTCTTCCATAGAGAGGATGTCCACGGCTTCTTCCGACTTTGCCCCCTTGGtcggcttcttcttcttcctcgacacgttttcacttttgggCAGCTgaatgcgcgcgcgcgcgcacgcacacacacaaagatgagCAAACTGCGGGAGCAAATCCTAAACTAGCTTCTTCGCACGGTCGCTTCATAAATTGGAGAACAAAAGAGCGGCCTACGGCTCCTCACCATGGCGAAGTGTCCAGAAGCGAGGCGCCCTGTGCGAGTCCAGAGGCGCCGGGACGGACAGCAGTCTTAAAGCGCCGGGACGCGAGTTAAcgaggcgctcgctcgctcgctggctctgGCTCGCACGCCCGCTTGCACTTCAACAGCCAAGGGCTGTCATGGCAACGGAGTCACGTGCCGCCACGCGTCATTGTTcaactccatttttttcccaacgGCTGTCATGGCAACGGAGTCACGTGCCGCCACGCGTCATAGTTCAACTACAAAAGCTGCGCTCCCATTCAACTTAAACGGAGCTACGTTATGATTTCGGGTAGCAAAAACACAGAAGCCTTCGATCGGACCAACATTTATTCATTGGTTGAGGAAAAACACAGTTGAAATAGTTTGTCAGGTTGTGAGCGAAGAAATGCGAtaaaggaaaaacacaaaaacaaatcaagtgcCTCCGGTAGCCACTTTGGAGACGTTTGCTGAACGTTCCGCCAGCTACTCACGCTCACATCTTGACAGCTGCAGCGGGCTTCTGCAATTGGACACAAACGCACCACATTTCACTCGCCAGCGTCGTCCTTGCGCCCGATCTTGGACAAATCTCCAAAGGAGGCGGTCGCCGAGCCTCGCTTAGCCGCTTTGGCCTGCAGGCAAAAAGCAAGCGAAACACAAAGAGACAACGTGGTCGGTCACCAGTCCATGCTGAGGAAAGGTGTGCCATGACTCACTCACCTGAGAGCGGTGAGCTTTCCAGCCAATCATGTAGAGGACGTCAAAAGTGGCCGGGACCGAGCCGTCCTCCTCGCCGTACAtttctgccacacacacacgcacaaacaaagTTGGACACGgacagcgtgcgtgcgtgcgtgcgtgcgtgcgctagCCGGGCCGATCCCTTCCATCCGCTTGCCACGGACCTTGGTAaacagccgccgccgccaaaaTGGTGTCTCGACGCAACATGGAGCGGCGGTTCCAAGCGCAGTTGCTCTCGCCCATACCTCAACGACACGTGGGGTGCGTGTCAAGCAGGTGACGCGGCCAAGGCAACGTGGCTTACCTTGCAAGTCCATCATCACCTCCACCACGCTGGGATAATTCACCTGCACCTCGTCAGTGTCCTGAGAAGTACAAAGCTTGGGGATTTACCCCTTGACGCGGACTGACCCGAGCCTGTTCAATCATGAGCGAAAGGTCACCACGGTGAGCAGGTTGAAGCCAGCCCGTCCCAGCAGGTTGCCCAGGTCGGCGACGGCGGCGTAGGGCGAGACGCGCGGCGACAATCCTCCCTCTCGCTCCGTCTCGGCCAGCTGCAGCGAGCAGCGCAGCTGGTACAAGGTCTGGCCCCCGGCCATGGCGCCGATGAACGCGCCGTCGGGCTTCAGGACGCCGTGGATCTGAAGCGGAGCGGGCCAGAGCACGCAAAATTGGAAAAAGCCTCCCTCcggtggcaaaatggccaaacCAGAGCCACAACTTTAGCCATCAAAGGAAGGAAGGCcggcccttccttccttccttccttccttccttccttccttccttccttccttccttccttccttccttccttgaaaTATTCAGGCGACTGACCTGGCCGAGCGCGGCGGGCAGGTCGTTGACCCAGTGCAGGCTGCCAGGGGGGACACAAAGCCAAAGTCAGCggcaccgaccgaccgaccgaccgaccagaGGGCCCGTCGGTCCTCGGCGCCTCGTCACCTCATGCTGCTGAGCACCAGGTGGAAAGAATTCTCCCGGAAAGGAAGGAACTCCTCGTCGGCAGCCAGCGCGTGACAGCGCATGTCGCCGCCCGCGTTCTGCCTCTGGAGACAAACGCGCGCACGGGAGGTGAGGCAACGGCCGCAACTCCTCAAACTACAAGTCGGCGACGTACCAGGGCGCTCTGGGAGATGTCGGTCAAAAGCAAATGCTCCACCGTCTCCTAAAGCACAAGCGGCCGTCAAAAGCAGGACACTGGCGCCAAAGCCCACTCGTGCTCACCGTCGTCCCCTTGCCGcaacttctttttattttggggggaatCGAGATTTAAATGTCAACGAGTCGCGGAACCATCGCCTACCTTGCTTAAATGTTGCGCAACGTAGCCTCGTCCGGCGCCGATCTCCAAGGCCAGCGGGAAGGTCCTGCGAGGACCAGCAGGCGACAAAAAAGGTCACGCGTGTGCGCACGAGTGCGTGGTTGGTCTCACGGGAGGCGGGACGTCACCTGGCCACGTCGTACACGCGATCCGCCACTCGAGCGCCGacctgcacgcacacaaacaataGCGATCCAACGTCAAGCATCGGTAAACCATCTGGAAGCGCAACAAGGTGCTGAAAGCAAAAATATGTTGGGGCAATTTAACCATGACTGCGGCTTTTTGGAAACAAGCTAGTAGTTTGAGGACATCATCTTTTCAGGTAACCTTTGAGTAGGTAAGTAGATTACAGAGAAGCAACTTGTGGAGGTGTTGCGTCACTCATTTGCTTGCTTGGCATGCTGTCCCGGTCATTTCAG
It encodes:
- the ndufaf5 gene encoding arginine-hydroxylase NDUFAF5, mitochondrial isoform X1 — protein: MIGGGACGRLLRGSASRWPRCWVLECRLGSSYPGGGGGGGGGGGGPANVFDRSMKKRQKEWANAVHDSHKYDYLREEVGARVADRVYDVARTFPLALEIGAGRGYVAQHLSKETVEHLLLTDISQSALRQNAGGDMRCHALAADEEFLPFRENSFHLVLSSMSLHWVNDLPAALGQIHGVLKPDGAFIGAMAGGQTLYQLRCSLQLAETEREGGLSPRVSPYAAVADLGNLLGRAGFNLLTVDTDEVQVNYPSVVEVMMDLQGMGESNCAWNRRSMLRRDTILAAAAVYQEMYGEEDGSVPATFDVLYMIGWKAHRSQAKAAKRGSATASFGDLSKIGRKDDAGE
- the ndufaf5 gene encoding arginine-hydroxylase NDUFAF5, mitochondrial isoform X2 — translated: MIGGGACGRLLRGSASRWPRCWVLECRLGSSYPGGGGGGGGGGGGPANVFDRSMKKRQKEWANAVHDSHKYDYLREEVGARVADRVYDVARTFPLALEIGAGRGYVAQHLSKETVEHLLLTDISQSALRQNAGGDMRCHALAADEEFLPFRENSFHLVLSSMSLHWVNDLPAALGQIHGVLKPDGAFIGAMAGGQTLYQLRCSLQLAETEREGGLSPRVSPYAAVADLGNLLGRAGFNLLTVDTDEVQVNYPSVVEVMMDLQEMYGEEDGSVPATFDVLYMIGWKAHRSQAKAAKRGSATASFGDLSKIGRKDDAGE
- the LOC133150775 gene encoding dynein regulatory complex subunit 4-like, encoding MLPKSENVSRKKKKPTKGAKSEEAVDILSMEDMSKEQLEEHVIRLREELEREREERTFFQLERDKIQSSWEVSKRLLEETRAQLATRSREKDDADRRHRIEINVYKQKLKHVLSEQRAAAADEKMRGGAVAWLARERHAEAELRLRRHAHDEEAEARRDELAGHKCVRELKLKHQVALMELSNNYDKRIAEVEAKYAQKMEQMRQAESHKTQAALSALEDKMSRRLRSLADRRRQKLGAAREFFGAAQSKLVHDGKTLRAEASAAATCRARAEVGLDEAEKRNAHLAASLREAERNLPGLRRRLEGHRRARSQQAAGAARVKQLEERLEELVLERDLLIAAFEQVEEERDALLMNQTQVLLEVQQRSGLKEMLLDRKMALLSRSVDKTEAQLLAALAAADGTAPADGTAPADKLGETLESKRATIRTLQEDLDRQCHEYAALAGTCRHGLDALGVPSYQFPLADVPLVLGQHAH